Proteins encoded by one window of Manis pentadactyla isolate mManPen7 chromosome X, mManPen7.hap1, whole genome shotgun sequence:
- the PLXNA3 gene encoding plexin-A3 isoform X3, translating to MLAVCLLPLLLLAMAGALGSSKTFPTFSVTDTTLTHLAVHRVTGEVFVGAVNHVFKLAPNLTELRAHVTGPVEDNARCYPPPSMRVCAHHLAPVDNVNKLLLIDYAAHRLVACGSVWQGICQFLRLDDLFKLGEPHHRKEHYLSGAREPDSMAGVIVEQGQGPSKLFVGTAVDGKSEYFPTLSSRKLIGDEDGADMFSLVYQDEFVSSQIKIPSDTLSLYPAFDIYYIYGFVSASFVYFLTLQLDTQQTLLDTAGEKFFTSKIVRMCAEDSEFYSYVEFPIGCSWHGVEYRLVQSAHLAKPGLQLAQALGVPADEDVLFTIFSQGQKNRASPPQQTILCLFTLSNINAHIRRRIQSCYRGEGTLALPWLLNKELPCINTPMQINGNFCGLVLNQPLGGLHVIEGLPLLADGADGMASVAAYTYQQHSVVFIGTRSGNLKKVRVDGFQDAHLYETVPVVDGSPILRDLLFSPDHQHIYLLSEKQVRQLPVEMCEQYPSCTTCLGSGDPHCGWCVLQHRCCRKGACPGALAPHGFAEELSKCVQVRVQPNNVSVTSPGVQLTVALHNVPNLSAGVSCAFEEVTESEAILLPSGELRCPSPSLQELQALTQGHGASRTVRLQLLSKETGVKFAGTDFVFYNCSVLQSCMSCVGSSYPCWWCKYRHVCTSHPSECSFQEGRVRSPEGCPEILPSGDLLIPVGVMQPLTLRAKNLPQPQSGQKNYECVVQVQGRQQRVPALRFNSSSLQCQNASYSYEGDEYGDTELDFSVVWDGDFPIDKPATFRALLYKCWAQRPSCGLCLKADPRFNCGWCVSEHRCQLRAHCPAPKTNWMHLSQKGTRCSHPHIAQIHPLMGPKEGGTRVTIMGENLGLTYREVGLRVAGVRCNSIPAEYVSAQRIVCEMEESLVPSPPPGPAELCVGDCSADFRTQSEQLYSFVTPTFDHVSPSRGPASGGTRLTISGSSLDAGSRVTVTVRDGECQFVRRDAEAIVCISPVSTLGPSQATITLAIDRANISSPGVLYTYTQDPTVTRLEPTWSIINGSTAITVSGTHLLTVQEPRVRAKYRGIETTNTCQVINDTAMLCKAPGIFLGQPQPQAQGEHPDEFGFLLDHVQTARSLNRSSFTYYPDPSFEPLGPSGVLDVKPGSHVVLKGKNLIPAAAGSFRLNYTVLIGGQPCILTVSDTQLLCDSPSQTGRQPVMVLVGGLEFLLGTLHITAERALTLPTLVGLAAGGGLLLLAITAVLVAYKRKTQDADRTLKRLQLQMDSLESRVALECKEAFAELQTDINELTNHMDGVQIPFLDYRTYAVRVLFPGIEAHPVLRELDTPPNVEKALRLFGQLLHSRAFLLTFIHTLEAQSSFSMRDRGTVASLTMVALQSRLDYATGLLKQLLADLIEKNLESKNHPKLLLRRTESVAEKMLTNWFTFLLHKFLKECAGEPLFLLYCAIKQQMEKGPIDAITGEARYSLSEDKLIRQQIDYKTLTLHCVCPESEGSAQVPVKVLNCDSITQAKDKLLDAVYKGLPYSQRPRAEDMDLEWRQGRMARIVLQDEDVTTKIECDWKRVNSLAHYQVTDGSLVALVAKQVSAYNMANSFTFTRSLSRYESLLRTASSPDSLRSRAPMITPDQETGTKLWHLVKNHDHTDHREGDRGSKMVSEIYLTRLLATKGTLQKFVDDLFETVFSTAHRGSALPLAIKYMFDFLDEQADQRQISDPDVRHTWKSNCLPLRFWVNVIKNPQFVFDIHKSSITDACLSVVAQTFMDSCSTSEHRLGKDSPSNKLLYAKDIPNYKSWVDRYYRDIAKMAPISDQDMDAYLVEQSRLHASDFSVLSALSELYFYVTKYRHEGL from the exons ATGCTCGCTGTCTGCCTCCTCCCACTGTTGCTCCTCGCCATGGCGGGGGCCCTGGGCAGCAGCAAGACCTTCCCCACCTTCTCGGTGACAGACACCACGCTCACCCACCTGGCTGTGCACCGGGTGACCGGGGAGGTCTTTGTGGGCGCAGTGAACCATGTCTTCAAGTTGGCCCCCAACCTGACCGAGCTGCGGGCCCACGTCACAGGGCCTGTTGAAGACAATGCTCGCTGCTATCCACCGCCCAGCATGCGCGTGTGCGCCCACCACCTGGCACCTGTGGACAACGTGAATAAGCTGCTGCTCATAGACTATGCAGCCCACCGCCTGGTAGCCTGTGGTAGCGTCTGGCAGGGCATCTGCCAGTTCCTGCGCCTGGACGACCTCTTCAAGCTGGGCGAGCCGCACCACCGCAAGGAGCACTACCTCTCGGGGGCCCGGGAGCCCGACTCCATGGCAGGTGTTATTGTGGAGCAGGGCCAGGGGCCCAGCAAGCTGTTTGTGGGTACTGCCGTGGATGGCAAGTCCGAGTACTTCCCTACCCTGAGCTCCCGCAAGCTGATTGGTGACGAGGATGGCGCCGACATGTTCAGTCTG GTGTACCAGGATGAGTTTGTCTCCTCGCAGATTAAGATCCCATCAGACACACTGTCCTTGTACCCTGCCTTTGACATCTACTACatctatggctttgtgagtgccTCCTTCGTGTACTTCCTGACCCTGCAGCTGGACACCCAGCAGACACTGCTGGATACGGCAGGGGAGAAATTCTTCACATCCAAGATCGTGCGCATGTGCGCAGAGGACTCAGAATTCTACTCCTATGTGGAGTTCCCCATCGGCTGCTCCTGGCACGGCGTGGAGTACCGCTTGGTGCAGAGTGCCCACCTGGCCAAGCCTGGCCTGCAGCTGGCCCAGGCCCTGGGTGTGCCTGCCGACGAGGATGTCCTCTTCACCATCTTCTCTCAGGGCCAGAAGAACCGGGCCAGCCCGCCCCAGCAAACCATCCTCTGCCTCTTCACCCTCAGCAATATCAATGCCCACATCCGGCGCCGCATCCAGTCCTGCTATCGCGGGGAGGGCACgctggccctgccctggctgctgAACAAGGAGCTGCCCTGCATCAACACT CCCATGCAGATCAACGGGAACTTCTGTGGACTGGTGCTGAACCAGCCGCTGGGAGGCCTGCATGTGATTGAGGGGCTGCCCCTGCTGGCTGATGGTGCAGACGGCATGGCCAGTGTGGCTGCCTACACCTACCAGCAGCACTCAGTGGTTTTCATCGGCACGCGCAGTGGCAATCTCAAGAAG GTGAGGGTCGATGGCTTCCAGGATGCTCACCTGTACGAGACGGTGCCCGTAGTGGATGGCAGCCCCATACTCCGAGATCTGCTCTTCAGCCCTGACCATCAACACATCTACCTCCTGAGTGAGAAGCAG GTGAGGCAGCTCCCGGTGGAGATGTGTGAGCAGTACCCGAGCTGTACAACCTGCCTGGGCTCGGGGGACCCACACTGTGGCTGGTGTGTGCTGCAGCACAG ATGCTGCCGCAAAGGGGCCTGTCCAGGTGCCTTGGCCCCACATGGCTTTGCTGAGGAGTTGAGCAAGTGTGTCCAAGTGCGGGTCCAGCCCAACAATGTGTCAGTGACATCACCTGGGGTACAG CTGACTGTGGCCTTACACAACGTGCCCAACCTCAGTGCGGGGGTGAGCTGTGCCTTTGAGGAAGTGACGGAGAGTGAAGCCATCCTGCTGCCCTCTGGGGAGTTGCGCTGCCCCTCCCCATCCTTGCAGGAGCTCCAGGCTCTCACCCAGGGGCATG GGGCTTCCCGCACTGTGCGTCTGCAGCTGCTCTCCAAGGAGACCGGTGTGAAGTTTGCTGGGACTGACTTTGTTTTCTACAACTGCAGCGTTCTCCAGTC GTGCATGTCCTGCGTTGGCAGCTCTTACCCCTGCTGGTGGTGTAAGTACCGCCATGTGTGTACCAGCCACCCCAGCGAGTGCTCCTTCCAAGAAGGCAGGGTCCGTAGCCCTGAG GGCTGCCCTGAGATCCTGCCCAGTGGGGACCTCTTGATCCCAGTTGGTGTCATGCAGCCTCTTACCCTGCGGGCCAAGAACCTGCCGCAGCCCCAGTCAGGCCAGAAGAACTATGAGTGTGTGGTCCAGGTGCAGGGCCGGCAGCAGCGCGTGCCCGCCTTGCGCTTCAACAGCAGCAGCCTGCAGTGCCAGAATGCCTCG TACTCCTATGAAGGCGATGAGTACGGTGACACCGAGCTGGACTTCTCTGTGGTCTGGGATGGAGATTTCCCCATCGACAAGCCTGCCACCTTCCGAG CTCTGCTATACAAGTGCTGGGCACAGCGGCCCAGTTGCGGCCTCTGCCTTAAGGCTGACCCCCGCTTCAACTGTGGCTGGTGTGTCTCAGAGCACAGGTGCCAGCTGCGGGCccactgcccagcccccaagacCAACTGGATGCACCTGAGCCAGAAGGGCACCCGCTGCAGCCACCCCCACATTGCCCAG ATCCACCCACTCATGGGGCCCAAGGAGGGAGGCACCCGAGTCACCATCATGGGCGAGAACCTGGGCCTTACCTACCGAGAGGTGGGCCTGCGGGTGGCTGGTGTTCGCTGCAACTCCATCCCTGCTGAGTATGTCAGTGCCCAAAG GATTGTGTGTGAGATGGAGGAGTCGCTTGTGCCCAGCCCGCCGCCAGGGCCTGCGGAGCTCTGTGTAGGTGACTGTTCCGCTGACTTCCGCACACAGTCTGAGCAGCTCTACAGCTTTGTG ACCCCGACGTTTGACCATGTGAGTCCCAGTCGGGGCCCAGCATCTGGGGGCACAAGGCTGACTATCTCTGGGAGCTCTCTGGATGCCGGCAGCAGGGTCACAGTGACCGTGAGAGATGGCGAGTGCCAGTTCGTGAG GAGAGACGCTGAGGCGATTGTGTGTATCTCGCCTGTCTCCACCCTGGGCCCCAGCCAGGCTACCATCACCCTGGCCATCGACCGTGCCAACATCTCCAGTCCTGGAGTTCTCTACACTTATACCCAGGACCCCACTGTCACTCGCCTTGAGCCCACCTGGAGCATCATCAA TGGAAGCACTGCCATCACTGTGAGTGGAACACACCTGCTGACGGTTCAGGAGCCCCGGGTCCGGGCCAAGTACCGAGGCATCGAGACTACCAAC ACATGCCAGGTGATCAACGACACTGCCATGCTGTGTAAGGCCCCCGGCATCTTCCTGGGGCAGCCCCAGCCACAGGCCCAGGGTGAGCACCCTGATGAGTTTGGCTTCCTGCTGGACCATGTGCAGACGGCCCGCTCCCTCAACCGGTCCTCCTTTACCTACTACCCTGACCCCAGCTTCGAGCCGCTTGGGCCCTCCGGTGTTCTGGATGTCAAACCTGGCTCCCATGTAGTGTTGAAG GGCAAGAATCTGATCCCTGCAGCAGCTGGCAGCTTCCGCCTCAACTACACGGTGCTGATCGGGGGCCAGCCTTGCATACTCACTGTCTCGGACACACAACTCCTGTGCGACTCACCCAGCCAGACAGGCCGCCAGCCTGTTATG GTGCTGGTGGGCGGTCTGGAGTTCTTGTTGGGCACCCTGCACATCACGGCAGAGCGGGCACTGACCCTACCGACCCTGGTGGGGCTGGCCGCAGGGGGCGGGCTCCTGCTGCTGGCCATCACGGCTGTGCTGGTCGCCTACAAGCGCAAGACTCAGGATGCAGACCGCACACTCAAGCGGCTCCAGCTTCAGATGGACAGCCTGGAGTCCCGTGTGGCCCTGGAATGCAAGGAAG CCTTTGCTGAGCTGCAGACAGACATCAATGAGCTGACGAACCATATGGATGGGGTCCAGATCCCTTTCTTGGACTACCGGACCTATGCTGTGCGTGTGCTCTTTCCGGGCATTGAGGCTCACCCAGTGCTCAGGGAGCTGGAC ACTCCCCCCAATGTCGAGAAGGCCTTGCGCCTTTTCGGGCAGCTGTTGCACAGTCGCGCCTTCCTGCTCACCTTCATCCATACACTGGAGGCCCAGAGCAGCTTCTCCATGCGTGACCGTGGCACCGTAGCCTCACTCACCATGGTGGCCCTGCAGAGCCGCCTTGATTATGCCACGGGGCTGCTCAAGCAACTGCTGGCAGACCTCATAGAGAAAAACCTCGAGAGCAAGAACCACCCAAAGCTGCTCCTGCGCAG GACTGAGTCAGTGGCTGAAAAGATGCTTACCAACTGGTTCACGTTCCTGCTGCATAAGTTTCTGAAG GAATGTGCTGGGGAGCCGCTTTTCCTGCTCTACTGTGCCATCAAGCAGCAGATGGAGAAGGGACCCATTGACGCCATCACGGGTGAGGCGCGGTACTCCCTGAGCGAGGACAAGCTCATCCGGCAGCAGATCGATTACAAGACGCTG ACCCTGCACTGTGTGTGTCCGGAGAGTGAGGGCAGTGCTCAGGTCCCAGTGAAGGTTCTCAACTGCGACAGCATCACCCAGGCCAAAGACAAGCTTCTGGATGCTGTGTACAAGGGCCTCCCGTACTCCCAGCGGCCCAGAGCTGAGGACATGGACCTAG AATGGCGCCAGGGCCGCATGGCTCGCATTGTCCTCCAGGATGAGGATGTCACCACCAAGATCGAGTGTGACTGGAAGAGGGTCAACTCACTGGCCCACTACCAG GTAACAGATGGTTCCTTGGTGGCACTGGTGGCCAAACAAGTGTCTGCCTATAACATGGCCAACTCCTTCACCTTTACTCGTTCCCTCAGTCGCTACG AGAGCTTGCTCCGTACAGCCAGCAGCCCTGATAGCCTCCGCTCGCGGGCACCCATGATCACGCCTGACCAAGAGACAGGTACTAAGCTGTGGCACCTGGTGAAGAACCACGATCACACCGACCACCGTGAGGGGGACCGTGGCAGCAAGATGGTCTCAGAGATATACCTGACGCGGCTACTGGCTACCAAG GGCACACTGCAGAAGTTTGTGGATGACCTCTTTGAGACCGTGTTCAGCACGGCACACCGGGGCTCAGCTCTGCCTCTGGCCATCAAGTATATGTTCGACTTCCTGGATGAGCAGGCTGACCAACGCCAGATCAGTGACCCTGACGTGCGCCACACGTGGAAGAGCAATTG CCTGCCGCTGCGCTTCTGGGTGAATGTGATCAAGAACCCGCAGTTCGTGTTTGACATCCACAAGAGCAGCATCACAGATGCCTGCCTATCAGTGGTGGCCCAGACCTTCATGGACTCCTGCTCCACATCGGAGCACCGCCTGGGCAAGGACTCGCCATCCAACAAACTACTGTATGCCAAGGACATACCCAACTACAAGAGCTGGGTGGACAG GTACTACCGGGACATAGCGAAGATGGCACCCATCAGTGACCAGGACATGGATGCCTACTTGGTGGAGCAGTCCCGTCTCCATGCCAGCGACTTCAGTGTCCTAAGTGCGCTCAGTGAGCTCTACTTCTATGTCACCAAGTACCGCCATGAG GGTTTGTGA